From Toxorhynchites rutilus septentrionalis strain SRP chromosome 2, ASM2978413v1, whole genome shotgun sequence, a single genomic window includes:
- the LOC129768177 gene encoding uncharacterized protein LOC129768177: MSGVGFLATMKTFAPSIRRRRRVDKQNLELHNNGNGKSSGAGVAGGDGSGHRSSSAATTPTTGPAENGGRGGIAAGIVGVGEVISPSSWDIVPPITPPAAFLPPGYKRLSMKGKS, from the coding sequence ATGAGTGGAGTTGGCTTTCTAGCCACAATGAAAACATTCGCCCCGAGCATCCGTCGTCGGCGCCGGGTGGATAAGCAAAACCTCGAGTTACATAACAACGGTAACGGAAAGTCTTCCGGAGCCGGAGTGGCGGGAGGCGATGGCAGTGGTCATCGGAGCAGCAGTGCGGCCACCACACCCACCACTGGTCCAGCGGAAAATGGTGGCCGCGGTGGAATCGCTGCTGGCATTGTCGGGGTTGGGGAGGTCATTTCGCCCAGCAGCTGGGACATCGTGCCCCCGATAACGCCACCGGCCGCGTTCCTTCCGCCCGGATACAAGAGACTATCGATGAAGG